One stretch of Macaca nemestrina isolate mMacNem1 chromosome 17, mMacNem.hap1, whole genome shotgun sequence DNA includes these proteins:
- the LOC105476854 gene encoding T-box transcription factor TBX2 has product MREPALAASAMAYHPFHAPRPADFPMSAFLAAAQPSFFPALALPPGALAKPLPDPGLAGAAAAAAAAAAAAAEAGLHVSALGPHPPAAHLRSLKSLEPEDEVEDDPKVTLEAKELWDQFHKLGTEMVITKSGRRMFPPFKVRVSGLDKKAKYILLMDIVAADDCRYKFHNSRWMVAGKADPEMPKRMYIHPDSPATGEQWMAKPVAFHKLKLTNNISDKHGFTILNSMHKYQPRFHIVRANDILKLPYSTFRTYVFPETDFIAVTAYQNDKITQLKIDNNPFAKGFRDTGNGRREKRKQLTLPSLRLYEEHCKPERDGAESDASSCDPPPAREPPTSPGAAPSPLRLHRARAEEKSCAADSDPEPERLSDERAGAPLGRSPAPDSASPTRLTESERARERRSPERGKEPAESGGDGPFGLRSLEKERAEARRKDEGRKEAAEGKEPGLAPLVVQTDSASPLGAGHLPGLAFSSHLHGQQFFGPLGAGQPLFLHPGQFTMGPGAFSAMGMGHLLASVAGGGNGGGGGPGTAAGLDAGGLGPAASAASTAAPFPFHLSQHMLASQGIPMPTFGGLFPYPYTYMAAAAAAASALPATSAAAAAAAAAGSLSRSPFLGSARPRLRFSPYQIPVTIPPSTSLLTTGLASEGSKAAGGNSREPSPLPELALRKVGAPSRGALSPSGSAKEAANELQSIQRLVSGLESQRALSPGRESPK; this is encoded by the exons ATGAGAGAGCCGGCGCTGGCGGCCAGCGCCATGGCTTACCACCCGTTCCACGCGCCACGGCCCGCCGACTTCCCCATGTCCGCCTTTCTGGCGGCGGCGCAGCCCTCCTTCTTCCCGGCACTCGCGCTGCCGCCCGGCGCGCTGGCCAAACCGCTGCCCGACCCGGGCCTGGCGGGGGCTgcggccgcggcggcggcggcggcggcggcagcggccgAGGCGGGGCTGCACGTCTCGGCACTGGGCCCGCACCCGCCCGCCGCGCATCTGCGCTCGCTCAAGAGCCTGGAGCCCGAGGACGAGGTGGAGGACGACCCCAAGGTGACGCTGGAGGCCAAAGAGCTGTGGGACCAGTTCCACAAACTAGGCACGGAGATGGTCATCACCAAGTCCGGGAG GCGGATGTTCCCCCCCTTCAAGGTGCGAGTCAGTGGCCTGGACAAGAAGGCCAAGTACATCCTGCTGATGGACATTGTGGCCGCTGACGATTGCCGCTATAAGTTCCACAACTCGCgctggatggtggcaggcaaggcCGACCCTGAGATGCCCAAACGCATGTACATCCACCCAGACAGCCCAGCCACTGGGGAGCAGTGGATGGCCAAGCCTGTGGCCTTCCACAAGCTGAAGCTGACCAACAACATCTCTGACAAGCACGGCTTC ACCATCCTGAACTCCATGCACAAGTACCAGCCGCGCTTCCACATAGTGCGAGCCAACGACATCCTGAAGCTGCCGTACAGCACCTTCCGTACCTACGTGTTCCCGGAGACCGACTTCATCGCCGTCACTGCGTACCAGAATGACAAG ATCACGCAGCTGAAGATCGACAACAACCCGTTTGCCAAGGGCTTCCGGGACACCGGGAACGGCCGGCGGGAGAAAAG GAAGCAGCTGACGCTGCCGTCTCTGCGCTTGTACGAGGAGCACTGCAAACCCGAGCGCGATGGCGCGGAGTCGGATGCCTCGTCATGCGACCCTCCCCCAGCGCGGGAACCACCCACCTCTCCGGGCGCAGCGCCCAGTCCCCTGCGCCTGCACCGGGCCCGAG CTGAGGAGAAGTCGTGCGCCGCGGACAGCGACCCGGAGCCTGAGCGGTTGAGCGACGAGCGTGCGGGGGCGCCGCTAGGCCGCAGCCCGGCTCCAGACAGTGCCAGCCCCACTCGCTTGACCGAATCCGAGCGCGCCCGGGAGCGGCGCAGTCCCGAGAGGGGCAAGGAACCGGCCGAGAGCGGCGGGGACGGTCCGTTCGGCCTACGGAGCCTGGAGAAGGAGCGTGCTGAAGCTCGGAGGAAGGACGAGGGGCGAAAGGAGGCGGCTGAGGGGAAGGAGCCGGGCCTGGCGCCGCTGGTGGTGCAGACAGACAGTGCGTCCCCCCTGGGCGCGGGACACCTACCCGGCCTGGCCTTTTCCAGCCACTTGCACGGGCAGCAGTTCTTTGGGCCACTGGGAGCCGGCCAGCCGCTCTTCCTGCACCCTGGACAGTTCACCATGGGCCCTGGCGCCTTCTCCGCCATGGGCATGGGTCACCTGCTGGCCTCGGTGGCAGGCGGCGGCAACGGCGGAGGCGGCGGGCCTGGGACCGCCGCAGGGCTGGACGCAGGCGGGCTGGGTCCCGCGGCCAGCGCAGCAAGCACCGCCGCGCCCTTCCCGTTCCACCTCTCCCAGCACATGCTGGCATCTCAG GGAATCCCAATGCCCACTTTCGGAGGCCTCTTTCCCTACCCTTACACCTACATGGCAGCAGCAGCCGCAGCCGCCTCTGCTTTGCCCGCCACTAGTGCTGCAGCTGCCGCCGCCGCAGCTGCCGGCTCCCTATCTCGGAGCCCCTTCCTGGGCAGTGCCCGGCCCCGACTGCGTTTCAGCCCCTATCAGATCCCGGTCACCATCCCGCCTAGCACTAGCCTCCTCACCACCGGGCTGGCCTCCGAGGGCTCCAAGGCTGCTGGCGGAAACAGCCGGGAGCCCAGCCCCCTGCCCGAGCTGGCTCTCCGAAAAGTAGGGGCCCCGTCCCGCGGTGCCCTGTCGCCCAGTGGCTCGGCCAAGGAGGCGGCCAATGAACTGCAGAGCATCCAGAGACTGGTGAGTGGGCTGGAGAGCCAGCGAGCCCTCTCCCCAGGCCGGGAGTCGCCCAAGTGA